From one Eucalyptus grandis isolate ANBG69807.140 chromosome 9, ASM1654582v1, whole genome shotgun sequence genomic stretch:
- the LOC104419649 gene encoding calmodulin-lysine N-methyltransferase, which translates to MEKTTKASPPSLRWSILRRALLPHRRLPQDDEQSRADADHISRKNSRRGFNLIPFEAVTQRGDPDSPSTAEAGRAVVRYTLPVDGSPGLLLTQRLENQADLHDFEICNTYNVDNTGLVCSWPSEEVLAYFCLSHADMFRCKKVIELGSGYGLAGLVIAAATEASEVVISDGNPQVVDYIKCNIDANLKMFGGTKVMPMMLHWNQTGVSEISNSYDIIVASDCTFFKEFHSDLARMIKSLLKQPGPSESILLSPKRGDSLDKFLYLIAKEGLRFSVTENYDSEIWKRHQGFVNGDDSWPGYQKDHCYPLLVRIMHESQEPYS; encoded by the exons ATGGAGAAAACTACAAAggcttctcctccttccctGCGATGGAGCATCCTCCGGCGAGCTCTCCTCCCCCACCGTCGTCTCCCCCAAGACG ACGAGCAGTCGCGAGCTGACGCGGATCACATTTCGAGGAAGAACAGCCGCCGCGGCTTCAACTTGATACCCTTCGAGGCGGTGACCCAACGGGGCGATCCGGATTCTCCGTCGACGGCAGAAGCGGGACGTGCCGTGGTTCGCTACACATTGCCCGTCGATGGTTCTCCCGGGCTGTTGCTTAC TCAAAGACTGGAGAATCAAGCTGATCTTCATGACTTTGAGATCTGCAATACGTATAATGTTGACAACACCGGACTTGTTT GTTCTTGGCCATCAGAAGAAGTACTCGCTTATTTTTGTCTGTCACATGCAGACATGTTCCG GTGTAAAAAAGTTATTGAGCTTGGTTCAGGCTATGGCTTAGCTGGGTTAGTCATTGCAGCAGCCACTGAAGCATCAGAAGTGGTAATATCTGATGGAAACCCTCAAGTAGTTGATT ATATCAAATGCAACATTGATGCCAACTTGAAAATGTTCGGTGGAACAAAAGTAATGCCTATGATGTTGCACTGGAATCAGACGGGAGTTTCTGAAATCTCCAACAGTTACGACATTATCGTTGCTAGTGACTG CACCTTTTTTAAGGAATTTCACTCTGACCTTGCTCGGATGATCAAATCCCTATTGAAGCAACCTGGGCCATCAGAGTCTATACTTCTCAGTCCAAAAAGAGGAGACTCACTGGACAAGTTTCTGTACTTAATAGCTAAAGAAGGCCTACGCTTCAGCGTCACAGAGAACTATGACTCAGAAATTTGGAAACGTCATCAAGGCTTTGTCAATGGTGATGACTCCTGGCCTGGCTATCAGAAAGATCATTGCTACCCATTACTTGTCAGAATTATGCATGAATCTCAGGAGCCTTATTCCTAG
- the LOC104419650 gene encoding thaumatin-like protein 1 yields the protein MAVISSCCFHLHALFLGLSLVSTFRGASSATFTFVNKCNFPVWPGILSGAGSPPLETTGFELAKGESHSLQVPAGWSGRFWGRSGCSFDSSGRGSCATADCGSGEVKCKGGNAAPPATLAEFTLGGSGSQDFYDVSLVDGYNLPMVIDGIGGSGKCVSTGCTTDLNRQCPAELRASGGMACKSACEAFGSPEYCCSGAYNSPSACKPSLYSQIFKNACPRSYSYAFDDATSTFTCTGADYTITFCPNSPSIKSATGSSPKSTQATDNSATAGSGPGSDSNPTQDTAFTNSWLANLAIGDSPRCLPSSIIGITLTVAISFSLLQFL from the exons ATGGCTGTCATCTCTTCTTGCTGCTTCCACTTGCATGCCCTGTTCTTGGGCCTCTCTCTTGTCTCCACTTTCAGAG GTGCATCAAGTGCTACCTTCACTTTTGTGAACAAATGCAACTTCCCGGTGTGGCCTGGGATCCTATCCGGTGCAGGCAGCCCCCCGCTGGAAACCACGGGCTTTGAGCTTGCTAAGGGCGAGTCCCACTCCCTACAAGTGCCAGCTGGATGGTCCGGGCGGTTCTGGGGCCGGAGCGGGTGCTCCTTTGACAGCTCGGGCCGGGGATCGTGCGCCACAGCCGACTGTGGCTCGGGCGAAGTCAAGTGCAAGGGAGGCAACGCAGCCCCTCCAGCCACCCTGGCGGAGTTCACTCTAGGAGGGTCAGGGTCTCAAGATTTCTATGATGTTAGTCTTGTGGATGGTTACAATTTGCCCATGGTCATTGATGGCATTGGTGGTTCAG GTAAATGCGTGTCCACGGGGTGCACGACGGACCTCAACCGCCAGTGCCCAGCGGAGCTGAGGGCCAGCGGCGGCATGGCGTGCAAGAGCGCCTGTGAGGCCTTCGGGAGTCCCGAGTACTGTTGCAGTGGCGCGTATAACTCGCCTTCCGCTTGCAAGCCATCTCTGTACTCCCAAATCTTCAAGAATGCTTGTCCCAGATCGTATAGCTACGCCTTTGACGACGCCACCAGTACTTTCACCTGTACTGGTGCAGACTATACCATCACATTTTGCCCTAATTCACCAAG CATCAAATCTGCAACGGGCTCCTCTCCCAAAAGCACACAAGCGACAGATAACTCAGCAACAGCCGGGTCCGGACCAGGGTCGGATTCAAATCCAACCCAAGACACAGCATTTACTAATTCATGGCTAGCCAATTTGGCCATAGGCGATTCACCGCGCTGTCTTCCTTCCTCAATTATTGGGATCACACTCACCGTGGCcatctctttctccctcttgcAGTTTTTGTAG
- the LOC104430735 gene encoding thaumatin-like protein 1, protein MSEAGGVASLLVLFFHVLVFSGVVDSATFTILNQCAYTVWPGILSNAGTPQLPTTGFALQPGQSNAISVPASWSGRLWGRTLCAQNATEGRFVCVTGDCGSPTVECSGSGAVPPATLAEFTLDGANGLDFYDVSLVDGYNLPMWVVPRGGKGGNCTATGCAADLNAGCPKELQVDTDGGGASVACKSACEAFGDPQYCCSGAYSTPATCKPSGYSEFFKQACPTAYSYAYDDGTSIFTCASADYVITFCPSPSSSVKAAGDPAPTSNSSAPAALIALQTSASNRTRLRSRPFVAPMALAAVWQLLQLLSI, encoded by the exons ATGTCTGAAGCTGGAGGCGTCGCTTCCCTCCTTGTACTCTTCTTCCATGTCCTCGTGTTTTCAG GTGTTGTGGATTCAGCAACCTTCACGATCCTCAACCAATGCGCCTACACCGTCTGGCCCGGCATCCTCTCCAACGCCGGCACCCCGCAGCTCCCCACCACCGGGTTCGCCCTCCAGCCCGGCCAGTCCAACGCCATCTCCGTGCCCGCGTCCTGGTCCGGCCGCCTGTGGGGCCGCACCCTCTGCGCCCAGAACGCCACTGAGGGCCGGTTTGTCTGCGTCACGGGCGACTGCGGCTCCCCCACCGTCGAGTGCTCCGGGTCGGGCGCGGTGCCCCCTGCCACGCTGGCGGAGTTCACCCTCGATGGCGCGAACGGGCTCGACTTCTACGACGTCAGCCTCGTTGACGGCTACAACCTCCCCATGTGGGTGGTGCCGCGGGGCGGGAAGGGCGGGAACTGCACCGCCACGGGCTGCGCCGCCGACCTGAACGCCGGTTGCCCCAAGGAGCTCCAGGTGGACACCGATGGCGGCGGCGCCAGCGTGGCTTGCAAGAGCGCGTGCGAAGCGTTCGGGGACCCGCAGTACTGCTGCAGCGGGGCCTACTCGACGCCGGCCACGTGCAAGCCGAGCGGGTACTCGGAGTTCTTCAAGCAAGCGTGCCCGACCGCCTATAGCTACGCGTACGACGACGGGACCAGCATATTCACCTGCGCATCCGCCGATTACGTCATCACTTTCTGCCCTTCGCCGTCGTCTAG TGTGAAGGCGGCAGGCGATCCAGCGCCAACGTCCAACTCATCGGCCCCTGCAGCATTGATCGCGTTGCAGACCTCCGCATCCAACCGCACGAGACTGAGATCCCGGCCATTTGTCGCCCCGATGGCTTTGGCGGCAGTTTGGCAGTTGTTGCAACTACTTTCTATCTGA